GCTTGGATACGGCTAGGCTTGGGCCGGCGATCGGCCCGGTGTGCCGCTGCGGCGGTTCGAGCTCCTTTCCGCGGCTCCTGTCTGGATGCCGCGACCTTTTGGCAAGCACAATTGGGACTCTACCGTGAAAGACGTACTCGCATGTAACCTGTGGCTGTACAAGGTCTTTGCCTTCCTGCGCTGGTGGCCGAACGTCAATCGGGACAGTGTGCGCGCGGACCTCGTGGCCGGCTTGACCGGGGCTATCATCGTGCTGCCCCAGGGTGTGGCCTTCGCCACCATCGCCGGCCTGCCGCCGGAGTACGGTCTCTACACAGCCATGGTGCCCGCCATCGTCGCCGCGCTCTTCGGCTCATCCTGGCATCTGGTCTCCGGTCCCACCACCGCCATTTCCATCGTCGTCTTCGGCGCCATCAGCCCGCTGGCCGAGCCCGGCACCGGCCACTACATCACCCTGGTGCTGACCCTGACCTTTCTGGTGGGCGTGATCCAGCTGGGCATGGGCTTGGCGCGCATGGGCACCCTGGTCAACTTCATCTCCCACACGGTGGTGATCGGCTTCACGGCGGGCGCGGCCATCCTGATCGCCTCCAGCCAGATTAAAAACTTCTTCGGCATCAACATCCCGCGCGGCAGCTCCTTCTACGAAACCATCCACGAGCTTTTTCTGCAGATCGGCGACATCAACCTCTATGTGACCGCCGTGGCGGTGGTGACCCTTATCACTGGCATCCTGGTCAAGCGTTATTTCAAGAAGATCCCCTACATGATCGCCGCCATGGTGGTGGGCAGCATCTTCGCGCTGGTGCTCAACAAGCTGCTCGGCGCCGATTACACGGGCATCCGCACCGTCGGCGCCCTGCCGGCCAGCCTGCCGCCCCTGTCGTCGCCGGACTTCTCGCTGGAGACCATCAAGCAGCTGGCGCCGACCGCCTTCGCCGTGACCATGCTGGCGCTGACCGAAGCCGTGTCCATTTCCCGCGCCATCGCCGTGCGCTCCGAACAGCGCATCGACGGCAGCCAGGAGTTCATCGGCCAGGGCCTGTCCAACATCGTCGGCAGCTTCTTCTCCAGCTATGCGTCCAGCGGCTCCTTCAACCGTAGCGGCCTCAACTACGAGGCCGGCGCCCGCACGCCGCTGGCGGCCGTATTCGCCTCCATCATGCTCGGCGCCATCCTGCTGCTGGTCGCTCCGCTGGCGGCCTACCTGCCGGTGGCGGCCATGGCGGCCATTCTCTTCCTGGTGGCCTGGGGGCTGATCGACTTCCACCACATTCACGCCATTTTCAAGGCGAGCCGCGCCGAGACCATCGTGCTGGCCACCACCTTCCTGGCCACCCTCTTCGTGGAGCTGGAGTTCGCCATCTACGTGGGCGTCATCCTGTCCCTGATGCTCTATCTGAACCGCACCTCGCGGCCGGCCATCCGCGACGTGGTGCCCAGCGCTGCTGACGCGAACCGCCGCTTCGTCGCTTCCAATGAACTGCCGACCTGTCCGCAGCTGAAGATCGTGCGCATCGATGGCTCCATCTTCTTCGGTGCGGTCGACCACGTGCAGCAGAAGCTGCAGGAGATCGACGAGATCAACCCGGAGCACAAGCACGTGCTGATCATGGCCGATGGCATCAATTTCATCGACATCGCCGGTGCCGAGATGCTGGTGCAGGAGGCCAAGCGTCGCCGCCGCATGGGCGGTGGGCTGTATCTCTATGGCGTGAAGGAAGGCGTGTGCAGCGTGCTGCGCAAGGGCGGCTATCTGGAGGAAATCGGCGACGAGAACATCTTCAGCTCCAAGGCTCAGGCGCTGTCCAGCATCTACGAGCGCCTGAATCGGGAGATCTGCCGCAGTTGCGACAAGCGCATCTTCCAAGAGTGCGTCAGCAGCGATCTGCCGGGCTCGACCGTCACCCCCATCACCCAGGCCAGTCGCAAAGCATGAAAGGCAAGGCTTCCGCACTCATCCTGACCGCGGCCCTGGGACTGTGGCTGCCGCCCGTGCAGGCGGAGTCGCCGCAGGAGGTCGCGGCGATTGCCAACGCCGCCGAGCGCGGCAACCAGGGCGCGCAACTGCTGCTCGGACTCATCTATCGCGAAGGCCGCGGCGTGCCGGCCGATCAGCAGAAGGCGCTCTACTGGCTGGAGCAGGCCGCCCGCGCGGGACAACCCTACGCCCAGGATCTGCTGGGGCAGATCTATGCGGAGGGGCAGGGCGTGCCGCAGAACATGACGCAAGCCGCCTACTGGTGGCAGGAGGCGGCCAGGCGCGGCTCGGCCGATGCCCAGTTCCGACTTGGGCAGGCATACTTCTACGGCCGGGGGGTGAACCGGGATTACCGGCAGGCCGAATACTGGCTGGGTAAGGCCGCCGACCAGGGACATGCCGAGGCTCAGTATCTGCTGGGGCGCATGTATCACCGCGGCTACGGCGTGCCGCAGGATCTCGAGCGCGGCAAGACTTGGCTCGACCGCGCCGCGGCCCAAGGCCATTCCGATGCCATCAAGCTGCTCCATTCCCTGGCCGATCTGAGTGCGGACGTCACCGAGGTCTTCCAGCAATCCGGTCCCGAGTTGCAGAAACGGGCGCAGGCCGGCGATCCGCAGGCCCAGTACCAGCTGGCCCTGCGCTACGAAAGCGGCGCCTGGGGCGTGGCCCGCAACGACCGGCAGGCGCTCTACTGGTTCACCCAGGCCGCCGAAAACGGCAACCGGCTGGCCATGCACAAGCTGGCGGAAGCCTACGAGAAGGGGCTGCTTGGCGCTACCCCTGATGCCGCGCGCGCTGCTTTCTGGCGGGAGCGGGAAGTGCGCGGCGGGATGGGGCGCTAAGCCGCTGAGCTTTGGTCCCGGGGTGTCAGTGACCGAGGGCTGCCTGGTGTAGCGAGGCTGCTTGGGCTGAGCGGGCTCGGACAGGCGCTTGCCCGGCTACCATCGACTTGGCGCGGCACGGCGGGCAGGGAGCAGAGCCCGACACCCGGCTGCGCCGCGCTTGGCCCAAGCTGTCTGCTGCTCCCTTCGGGCCCGCAGTCCCCTGTGGTCCCGCGCCGACCCACCCTGATACCTCTCTCCCGCGGGCTGGTGCCCGTGGCCCTAGGAGCGGGTTTATTCGCGGGTCTTGGCGGCTGGTCCGGTTGATCGCGAGCAAGCTCGCTCCTACAGCCTGGGATGCCAGCCCGCCAGCGCTTGGCACGGTACCACGTTGGCGCCCCCGGATATCCTCTCCCGCCGATTGTGGGAGCGGGCTTGCCCGCGATTGATCGCTCGTCGGCACGGTGGATCGCGAGCCAGCTCGCTCCTGCAACACCCGACCTGCGCTCAGCTGCCGCGCCTCGTTCGCTTCGCCCTTCTGACGCGGCACACAGTTTTTCAGCTCAAAACAACTCCATCTGCCCGTCATCCCGCGGCGGCGGTCGGAACTGGCCCGTATCCAGCTCGATGGCGGTCCGGTTCAGCCCCAGGCGCCGGCAGGCCAGCCGGAAGCGCTGGCGGAGCATATCGGCGTAGGCGCCGTTGCCGCGCATGCGTTCGCCGAAGCGCGGATCGTTGTCGCGGCCGCCGCGGGCTTCGCGCAGGAGCTGCATGACGTGCCCGGCCTTGAGCGGCGCGTGCATCTGCAGCCACTCGCGGAACAGCGCCTTGACCTCCAGCGGCAGGCGCAGCAGCACGTAGGCGGCGGAACGGGCGCCGGCTTCGGCGCAGGCCTGCAGGATGGCTTCCAATTCGGCGTCGGTGAGGGCGGGGATGACCGGGGCCACCAGCACGCCCGTGGGAATGCCCGCGGCACTCAGGGCGCGCAGGGTATCGAGGCGGCGTTGGGGGGCGGCGGCACGCGGTTCCAGGCGGCGCGCCAGGGCGCGGTCGAGGGTGGTCACGGATATAAAGACCTCGGCCAAGCCGTCGGCGGCCATGGGCGCGAGGAGGTCGAGGTCGCGCTCGATGAGCGCCGATTTGGTGACGATGCTGACCGGGTGCCGGCAGGCGGCCAGCAGCTCCAGGAGCTGGCGGGTGATGC
The DNA window shown above is from Thermithiobacillus tepidarius DSM 3134 and carries:
- a CDS encoding SulP family inorganic anion transporter, translated to MKDVLACNLWLYKVFAFLRWWPNVNRDSVRADLVAGLTGAIIVLPQGVAFATIAGLPPEYGLYTAMVPAIVAALFGSSWHLVSGPTTAISIVVFGAISPLAEPGTGHYITLVLTLTFLVGVIQLGMGLARMGTLVNFISHTVVIGFTAGAAILIASSQIKNFFGINIPRGSSFYETIHELFLQIGDINLYVTAVAVVTLITGILVKRYFKKIPYMIAAMVVGSIFALVLNKLLGADYTGIRTVGALPASLPPLSSPDFSLETIKQLAPTAFAVTMLALTEAVSISRAIAVRSEQRIDGSQEFIGQGLSNIVGSFFSSYASSGSFNRSGLNYEAGARTPLAAVFASIMLGAILLLVAPLAAYLPVAAMAAILFLVAWGLIDFHHIHAIFKASRAETIVLATTFLATLFVELEFAIYVGVILSLMLYLNRTSRPAIRDVVPSAADANRRFVASNELPTCPQLKIVRIDGSIFFGAVDHVQQKLQEIDEINPEHKHVLIMADGINFIDIAGAEMLVQEAKRRRRMGGGLYLYGVKEGVCSVLRKGGYLEEIGDENIFSSKAQALSSIYERLNREICRSCDKRIFQECVSSDLPGSTVTPITQASRKA
- a CDS encoding tetratricopeptide repeat protein — encoded protein: MKGKASALILTAALGLWLPPVQAESPQEVAAIANAAERGNQGAQLLLGLIYREGRGVPADQQKALYWLEQAARAGQPYAQDLLGQIYAEGQGVPQNMTQAAYWWQEAARRGSADAQFRLGQAYFYGRGVNRDYRQAEYWLGKAADQGHAEAQYLLGRMYHRGYGVPQDLERGKTWLDRAAAQGHSDAIKLLHSLADLSADVTEVFQQSGPELQKRAQAGDPQAQYQLALRYESGAWGVARNDRQALYWFTQAAENGNRLAMHKLAEAYEKGLLGATPDAARAAFWREREVRGGMGR
- a CDS encoding PA0069 family radical SAM protein, whose protein sequence is MKPADRKPKGRGAGSNPDGRYESRTRAALDDGWGSLDAEAPPLRTTVAMDAARTVITYNRSPDIPFDRSINPYRGCEHGCVYCFARPTHAYLGLSPGLDFESRLFAKPDAAALLAGELRRPGYRCQPIAMGTNTDPYQPVEQRWRITRQLLELLAACRHPVSIVTKSALIERDLDLLAPMAADGLAEVFISVTTLDRALARRLEPRAAAPQRRLDTLRALSAAGIPTGVLVAPVIPALTDAELEAILQACAEAGARSAAYVLLRLPLEVKALFREWLQMHAPLKAGHVMQLLREARGGRDNDPRFGERMRGNGAYADMLRQRFRLACRRLGLNRTAIELDTGQFRPPPRDDGQMELF